The stretch of DNA ATTATCCATTCCTTGCTGTAGAATCGAGTTAACTCTCGTTTTACACATTATCAAATCTATAAGTTGTGTTATAACGATAGTTAAGAAATATCCGGTACGAGCTTCATTTAATAAATCCATTCTAGTATCATAGGTCCAAGTTTGACCATAAGAATCTTGCAAGTCGTTAATTGACTTATTTTCCCAATCTAATCTTAATCCTACCAAACGATCAGGTAAAAATCCATTTAACATAAGAATTAAGAAAAAAGTGTAAAATGCAGCTAAAGATTGAGTCATTCCAATCTGACCATAGGCTACAGATATTAAACGTTTGTTTACAAGTTGATCATATTGAGGATTCCTCGGTGGCCGATACATGATATCGGATTCGGCTTTTTCATATGCTAATGCTATAGCAGGAAGTAAATCCGTTCCTATATCTATGCAGAGGATCATCTCAAGAATAAAGGGTAAAGGAATGACGAATAGAATACTGCTCAACATTGGCAACATTTCAGGCACACTAGACGTCAAAGTATAAACAATGGATTTCTTAAGATTGTCAAATATCAATCTACCTTCTTCGATACCAGTCACAATCGATGCAAAGTTATCGTCCATCAGGATCATATCGGCTGCATTTTTCGCTACATCAGAACCAGTAATACCCATAGCCACGCCAATATCTGCTTTTCTTAATGCTGGTGAATCATTTACGCCATCGCCAGTCACTGCGACAATTTCACCCAATCGCTGGCAACTTTCCACAATATATAGTTTTTGTTGCGGAGATGTTCTTGCGAAAACGATCTCTTGGTACTTCTTTATAAGGTCATCTAATTCTATAGTGTCCATATTCCGTAATTCGCAACCGGTAATGATAGTCGCGTGTTCGTCAGAATTGGTTATTTGAGAATACGATTTGCTCTGTATTAACTTACGCTCGTAACTAGTTTCGTGTTCTTCACTTATTATACCGACCTTCTTCGCTATAGCCATTGCAGTTACCGGATGGTCGCCCGTTACCATGATCACTTTGATACCAGCTGTGCGACATTTTCTCACAGCTTCAGGAACAGCTGGTCTTGGTGGATCTAAGAGACTTATTAATCCAACGAATCTGTAACCTTCATTAGGAAAATTGTATGAACTTGGAGAATCAGTGTTAAACTCATAGTTTAGACCATAAGTATAACTGGGCAGATGAAGATCACAGTATGCTAACACACGTTCACCCAGGTAGCCTAATTCTTCACAAGCTTGTCGACATGTTGAGTGGTCTAATGGTGtcatttcttttgtttctccTTCCGTAGTCAGTATGTGAGTGCACTTCTCCAAGATCACCTCTGGAGCACCTTTCAGGATTATAATATATCCATTGTTGTCTCTGTGTATCGACATGTGATACTTATTTATAGAGCTAAAAGGAATTTCTGCAACTTTTGGATACATATCTCGGAATGGCTCCGTTGGGTGGATGTGCTCGCAGAATTTGAGGATACCTGTTTCAGAAGCATCACCAATCACATTTCGTTCCTCGATTGGTTTCAGTAAGATAGATTCACTGGTGAATTCTGCCCGTAAACAAAGCGTAGCATTCTTGAGTATCACTTGGAAAGCTGGTTTCTCCATTAGTAAAGTTTTCTCAATACCTAACATCTGATCAGGGGGACAATTATATCTGGTGAAGCCAACCCATAAATTGGACACAGTCATCCTGTTTTGTGTAAGAGTGCCTGTCTTATCTGAACATATAATCGATGTGGATCCCAATGTTTCCACTGCTTCTAAATTCTTAACCAAACAATTCTTGTTAGCCATTTTCTGGGCTGTTAATGTCAAACTTGTAGTAACAGTTACCAATAAAACTTCTGGCACGTTGGCTATGATGATGCCAAGTAAATAAGTGGATGCTTTCACTATGTTGGG from Bombus huntii isolate Logan2020A chromosome 3, iyBomHunt1.1, whole genome shotgun sequence encodes:
- the LOC126864169 gene encoding sodium/potassium-transporting ATPase subunit alpha-like, whose product is MFHAANKVLKKSPSQISKKKLTDEEIRELQQELTTQDHMIPLEQLCKKLNTNVVTGLTKEEATKVFLEVGPNALTPPKVIPEYIKFIKCMFHGFAGLLWVCSLLCYILYGISMATEGEGGGTEWLGLIIMLICLFSGFCSYIQESKNIKVMESFQKMVPTFAMVIREGVKMRIPAEDIVPGDLVEIKTGDKIPGDIRIIECQGLRVENSSITGESEPVPRTDYPTDENPLESSNVAFFSSFAVDGTGVGIVMTTGDQTMIGRLAGLTTYLEKSETPIAKEIKHFVQIIITIAVLFGVLFFGLSLLLTPNIVKASTYLLGIIIANVPEVLLVTVTTSLTLTAQKMANKNCLVKNLEAVETLGSTSIICSDKTGTLTQNRMTVSNLWVGFTRYNCPPDQMLGIEKTLLMEKPAFQVILKNATLCLRAEFTSESILLKPIEERNVIGDASETGILKFCEHIHPTEPFRDMYPKVAEIPFSSINKYHMSIHRDNNGYIIILKGAPEVILEKCTHILTTEGETKEMTPLDHSTCRQACEELGYLGERVLAYCDLHLPSYTYGLNYEFNTDSPSSYNFPNEGYRFVGLISLLDPPRPAVPEAVRKCRTAGIKVIMVTGDHPVTAMAIAKKVGIISEEHETSYERKLIQSKSYSQITNSDEHATIITGCELRNMDTIELDDLIKKYQEIVFARTSPQQKLYIVESCQRLGEIVAVTGDGVNDSPALRKADIGVAMGITGSDVAKNAADMILMDDNFASIVTGIEEGRLIFDNLKKSIVYTLTSSVPEMLPMLSSILFVIPLPFILEMILCIDIGTDLLPAIALAYEKAESDIMYRPPRNPQYDQLVNKRLISVAYGQIGMTQSLAAFYTFFLILMLNGFLPDRLVGLRLDWENKSINDLQDSYGQTWTYDTRMDLLNEARTGYFLTIVITQLIDLIMCKTRVNSILQQGMDNWFLNFAFIFEIILTGILLYVPGTEKIFKTMPLSSYWYWPCLPLGAFLWIYDELRRLCIRKIPGGIIEQETYY